Proteins co-encoded in one Marmota flaviventris isolate mMarFla1 chromosome 9, mMarFla1.hap1, whole genome shotgun sequence genomic window:
- the Btg4 gene encoding protein BTG4, translating to MRDEIAVAVFFVTRLVKEHEKLSKQQIEKFAEKLMIILFETYRGHWHPGCPSKGQAFRCIRINNQNKDPILERACAESNVNFSHLGLPKELTLWVDPFEVCCRYGEKNHPFIIASFKGRWEEWELSQQISYAVNKATLDYSSGTSSDEESCSKEPRIIPKVSNPKSIYQMENLRQPFQSWFHIPRKKNVMDGRIGLPGNVHHVLHKNFKCYRQPAAVHRVDRYHWINTKH from the exons ATGAGAGATGAAATTGCAGTAGCAGTTTTCTTTGTCACAAGATTGGTGAAGGAACATGAAAAACTGAGTAAACAGCAAATAGAAAAATTTGCAGAAAAGCTGATGATAATCTTGTTTGAAACATACAGAGGTCACTGGCACCCTGGTTGCCCTTCCAAAGGGCAAGCCTTCAG GTGTATCAGGATAAACAATCAGAATAAAGACCCCATTTTAGAAAGGGCTTGTGCTGAGAGTAATGTGAATTTTTCTCACCTGGGACTTCCAAAGGAGCTGACCCTATGGGTAGATCCCTTTGAAGTGTGCTGTAG gTATGGTGAGAAAAACCATCCATTTATAATTGCTTCTTTTAAGGGCAGATGGGAGGAATGGGAACTGTCCCAACAAATCAGTTATGCTGTTAATAAAGCCACATTAGACTACTCCTCTGGCACTTCTTCTGATGAAGAAAGTTGTAGCAAGGAACCCCGGATCATTCCTAAAGTCAGCAATCCGAAGAGTATCTATCAG atgGAAAACTTAAGACAGCCCTTTCAATCTTGGTTCCACATCCCCCGCAAAAAGAATGTGATGGATGGGCGCATAGGCCTCCCAGGGAATGTGCATCATGTCTTGCATAAGAATTTTAAGTGTTATAGGCAGCCTGCTGCTGTGCACCGGGTGGACAGGTACCACTGGATCAACACAAAACATTAA